GTGCGCGGTCAGGCGCAGGGCGTAGGTGCCGCCACCGTGGCGCAGGGCGTTGGCGACGAGTTCGGAGACGACCAGGATGACGGTGTCGGCGGCATTCGGTCCCACGCCCGGCCACAGAGTTCCGAGAAAACGCCGGGCGGCCTCACGTGCCTCGGCGACCTCGCGAGCGGGGACGGCCGTGGCGTCGACGTGCACTGCGTCCATCAGATGCTCCCTGGTTTCTGAATCGTCGGGTCTGGCCCCTGTCAGCCGCCGCGTGTGGTGCCCCGGCCTGCCGCCGTCCAACCCCGTCGGCTTCGATTTCCTCCGTGCGGAGCACTCAGATTCCTCATCGAGGCGTACGCGGAAATCTATGCTGGCTGGAGTAGACATTCCTTCGTGGGGTGGTTATGGTTTCTCTCGTAGCCCAGAGAGACGAAGGGCCTGGCAGAGACGAACTGCCGGGCAGCAGGACATGAAGTAGCAGTTCAGTAGTGCGGTGCGGTGGTGGAGTTCCGAAGCCAGGGTTGTTGCACGACGGCGACGGGACTGACGACCGGACCGGGCGGCCCGCAGTGATCAGGGGCCACCGCAGTGGCAGTACTCGGCAGTGAAGTTCAGTGAGAGCGGTACCTCGGTGAAGGCGTCGGCTGCGGGCGCGCGCACCGGGAGGTTCGGCAGTGGGGTTCCAAGCCAGAGCAGATGCACGATGGGCAACGGGGCTGGCTGCCGGAGAGCGGTGCTAGGACAGGCCGCTGAGCAGTTCGCATCACCAGTAGGACGCAGTACGGCAGTACCCGTAAATGATTGATCCCAGAGGGAAGAACGGAGGAGCCGAGCGCCATCAGGATCGCCCGGGCGGAAGTCTGAGCCCGGGTACCGCAGGACATCGATAGTGAGGTGGTCTCCGGTCAAGCAACCGCGATCCCCGCAGCCCCGACAGCATTCCGGTCGGGCACGCGGACACAGAAGGCCGGCGCACGATCAGGGCCGGCAGATGGTGTAGCAGTTCCTTCGGGGCCCTGGTGCCAATAGGCGCCAGGGCCCCTCCACGCGTTTCCACAGAGAGGTACACATGACAGCAGAGAATCCGACCGGCCCCCTCCGCGGCCACCTGGACGACGACGACTTCCCCGCCTACACCATGGGCCGGGCCGCCGAGATGCTCGGCACCACCCAGGGCTTCCTCCGCGCCATCGGCGAAGCCCGCCTCATCACCCCGCTCCGCTCCGCAGGCGGACACCGCCGCTACTCCCGCTACCAGCTGCGCATCGCGGCTCGCGCCCGGGAGCTCGTCGACCACGGCACCCCCATCGAGGCCGCCTGCCGCATCGTCATCCTCGAAGATCAGCTTGAAGAAGCGCAGCGCATCAACGCCGAATACCGCCGCGCCGCCGAGTCAACGAACCTCAAAACCACGACCTCCGAAGGCTAAGACCTGTAACTCTCCCCGTGCCCGGCGGTCGAGATCCAGGTCGGCCGCACGCCAGGGGCTGTTGTGCGTGGGCCCGGGGCTACGGCCTGCTCAGGATGTCGCTCACGCGGTGGGCGTAGACCACCCGGCCGCAGGGGGAGCCGGTGTCGGTGCAGCCCGGGTCCGCGGTGTTCATGCGGTGCTCGGTCAGTGACCAGAGGTACTGGGTGCCCGTCCCCGCGGGAAGGACGCTCTGGGCGTGCTCGAAGGACAGGTCCTCGGGCCCGGCCGCGTTGGTGATGTTGCCGCCGTAGTCCACCAGGCGCCCGCCGGAGACGTTGGCCCGCCGCAGGCTGCCGCTGTTGTTGAGCCAGCTGCGGCTGAAGTAGTACATGCCGTTGTAGCGAGCCGCGCCCTGGGTGAGGTCGCGCGGCAAGTAGTACGCGCTGGTAGCGCCGACCGCGCCGTTGGTCGTCTTGAGGAGCCCCGTGCTGTCGTCGATGGGGAGTGCTCCGACCCGCCCCTTCTCGGGGTGCGTGGCGTCGGAGTTGCAGTACTCGCCCATGATCAGCGCCGGAGCGGCGGTGGCGCTGCGGTCGATCGAGATGTAGGACGCCTTGGGAGCTCCGGTCGCGACGCAGGTCCCTGCGGACGAGTTGCCTTGGGCGCTGGCGAACTGGTAAGAGGCCACCTGCGGCATCACATAGCGGTACGTGTGGCTGTAGTAGACGCTGCTCTGCCGGCCGATCTTCGTTTCGTCCCTGACGTTGCTCTTCAGGCCGTTGAGCGTGGTGTCGTCCACCGAGGCGTCCTGGTCTGGGTTGAGGTCCAGGAGGGAACGCATGTCGAAGACCCGCAGGCCGTTCATGGTGTCCGTGACGTACAGGTAGTACTTGTACCAGGCGATGCCGCCGGCGTGGACGTCGACCGCCTTGTAGGAGGCGTTGCCGTACGAGTTGTAGTACGGCTCGACCAGCAGGACGTGACGGTACCGCCAGCCCTCGGGGTTGCCCGGTATCGCGGTTTCCGGGTCGAGGAACGACAGCCGCACGCCCTTGTCGGGGCAGGTGCCGGGGTCCGACGAGCAGAGGCCGCTGTCGGCCTTGTCGTACCAGGAGGTGACCAACGGCTTCCGGGTGCCCCAGAGTTCGTCGGCCTGGGCGTCCGAAACGCCGGTGATGCCCTGCGGTATCCATTCCTCGGTGTCGGAGTCGCCCGCGTCCCAGCAGAACTTCCTTGCGGGAGGCAGCACGGTGCCGTTGTCGCCGGTGCCGAAGGGGTCCGTGGTGCAGGAAGCGCCGGTCTTCGCAACCCGGTTGCCCTGGTCGAGCAGGTCCTGGACGCCCTGTACCGGCAGGGCAGCCTTCAGGTCGGCCACCTGGCCGCTCAAGTCCGGCCCGGACTTGAGGTTGAAGGAGGACGCGGTTGCCGGGTCGCCGGGAGCCGCTTGCGCGGGGGCGCCGAGTGCGGGTACCGAGAGGACTGCCGCGGCGAGCGCGGCGACCCAACTGGTCCGCCGGAAGAAGGGTGTACGAGAGGCCGTACGTGAGGCTATGCGTGGGAGCGTATGAGAAGTCGTCATTTATGGCCTTTACTCACGGCGAGGGGGGGGAAGCCCGTGATCATGCCAGCGCGCCAGCTGTCATGTCCAGGATGATGGGCGTCTTGTCGCCCTCGTCACCGGCTGCGTGATTGCGCCTGTTGGCACGCCGACACGCCATTGCTGTCACGGGTCTCGACCTCGACGGCTCACAGAGGCTGCATACGCCTACACCGCCGACTACGTCTGGGAAACCCCTCCCGCTGCCCGCCCGCCACCGGGCGACGAACCGGCCACCGCCGCCGACGCACAGAGCGTCGCCTGCTTCCCCGCGAGCTGATCGCCGACCAGTCCGGGATCGTCAGTGACTACCCCTGTGCGGATCCCGAATCGACCCTCGCTGTCCTCGCCGACGATGCGGCGGGGGCGCGCGGCCTCGACGCCAGTCCGGGGGGCCGCCGGGCGCGGACCGGGCACACAATCCTCCTGCATGCCACCTGCTGGCCGGACAAGTGGTGTGTGCAGGAGCTGGAGTCCGCCGCCGGCCCGGCTGTCGACAGGACGAAGGCGGCCGCGAGGCCGGCCGCCGATACCGACCGCTGTCCAGGACTCGGAGGATGTCCGCGTAGCGAGCGGCCCCGGGCGCGGACCTTCGTACCGATGACGTCGTCGAAGGCAAGGATCGGTGGCTATGTCGATGAGTGAGGGGTTCTGGCACAGATCTTGGGGAGCGGTCGCGGAGGGCGACGGTGTCGCTCGATTACAGGGGGAGGGTCACGAGCCCAGGGCCCCCTGTTTCAGTGCACTTTGGTCGCTCATCCGGCACTCATCGGTCGCATGGGCACAGGATCCGGTGTGCGTCGATCAGTGTGAAGGTGTCTTCGTTCCAAGAGCAGACCTCAAGCCGCGCCAGATACCCGTCCTCGGCGAACACCAGAACCTCGCCGACGGTCTCTCCGTCCGCGCCGAACAGTTCCATGTCGGCCACCACCTGCGTGCCCGTAAGCGCGGGTGCGGGTGAAACACCGTCCGCATCGAGACTGAAGTACGTCGAACCGCAGCCGCACGCACAGCACTTCTCCAGTCGGAGATGCCGCATCTGCCGATGCAGCGCGAGATCTGGGTCCACCACCATGCTCAAAGCGGTGTCCAGTACGTGAGCAACGTCAGTAGGCAACGCTCTGGTCATGTCTGCAAGGTATCTGACCTGCGCAGTACTTCTCGGTTCTCGCGCAGCTCTTGGGGAGTGTCTCGTAGTGCTACTGGAGCAGGATCATCTTTGAACCCCGTGCATCCATGACGGGTCGCAGATGCTCGTCTGCGCCGGCCCCTTCGCCCTTACCGCTGTGGACCCCACAGACGGACGACTGCTCTGACACCTCACGGAGGGCGACGACGGCCGCCGCGTCCCGCAGGTGACCGCGGCATGGCACGGCCGCGTCTACGGCAAAGGCCCCGCCGGGCCCGTCGCGTTGGACGCGCGGACCGGTACGGATATGCCGACGAAGCCCGAGGCGGCCCCGTTCCTCGTCAACGAGTTCGTAGGGCTGACGCTCAGCGAAGGGACCCTGTACAGCCTGCCGACAGGCGGGTGAGCACGTGCGCCCGATCCCGGCATGCCTCCGCCCGTGATGGGGATTCGTGGAAACGACGAGGGTCGCTCTTCGCCCCACCCCAGGACGGCCTTGTTCTTCAGGTCGCCGTTCCCCTCACGCTGGGCAGCTCGTTGAGCTGAGCGTGCTCCAAGCCGCTGTCGGCTGGCCCTCCGGGGACCTATCGCGTTGGGTGTCCGCTCAGACGCCGAGACTCTGGAGGGTCTCCGTCACCAGACGGTTGCCCTTGGGCGCGTACCAAGAGGTGTACGACGACAGCTTGGCAACCGCCGCACCCAGCCACTCGGGATCACCGAGCCGGTCCAACGCCTTCGCCTCGGTGAGCTGGTCGAACAGTGCCTTCAGCACAATGACGTGGCCGCCCGTGTACCCGCGCTCGTGCTGCGTGTACCGCACTGACCACGGCTCGTAGGGATGGCGCACGATGCCCTGCAGGGAGCAGCCGTCGCGGCCCATATCGGCACCCGGCGCAAAGCCCCCCGCGACGCCTCCGAACCGGGTGACATGCCACCTCCGGTAGGCGGCTCGCACCTGCAGCTCCACGAACTGGGCCCACTCCATGGCGAGCAGAGGTGCCGCCTCTTCACGCCGGCGGTGCTCCAGGCCCTCGGGCGTGAGCACGATGGACAGGCCGTCCCTCCGCGTCGGGTCCCCGATCACCCACCGGTCCCCGATCAGCTCCAGCGGCCCCAGGTGCTGCGCCATGAACTCCCCCTCTGTCCTGCTCTCTGTCCGACCGGGAACATAACCGATGCTCGCAGACCGCCCACCGGCGGTGCGTCCTCGATCGTGTGCAGCGCCCGACCGGCGCGAACCCGCAGCCCCTCCCGAGTCGCGCCTTCGCCAGCATGCAGCAGGTGGGGAATCCGGGCGAGCAGGCCTGTCCCGCCCCCGAGCACGGGTGGGGAAATTCAAGGCTGTGGCCCACATTTCGTGACGATCACTTTCGATCAACGGGACTGCCAGGGGCTGTTCGCCCCTCAGCGTTGTTCTGGTGGGGGTCGAGTGCAGGTTCCGGGAGTTGGTCTGGCCGGAGGTCGAGGACCTTGTGGTCGACCGAGTTGAACCCGATCGGATGCTCGGCCAGCTTCACCACTGCCTGCTGACACGCATTCCCTTCGACGAGGCGGTGGCCTTTCCTCTCGGGGCAGTGCCGCTGCCCACCCAGGCGGTGCCGGACGTCTGATCGACTACGCTCCTGGCGGTGACCAGTGAGTACCCGTACGCAGACCGCTTCCTCGGCGAGTTCAGGGAACTGAAGCATGGGAGTCCAAGGGGCCCCTCCCTAACCGCTGCCGTGCGCAGTGAAGGCGACCCGCATGAGGAGGACCTCGTGCGATACCTGCGTGCTGGCAGCGTGATCTCCGCCACTGGATCAGCCGTTTACGACTTCCTCAGCCCGACCAAGCAGTTCATCGATGGTCTTCACCTCCTCACCGACGGTGAGTGGTTCTGGCACACCGACCTTGCTCACTACGTCGAGCGCTACCACGTTCCCGTCGATGACCGATTCGTCAATCACGCACGCCACCGTGGATGGGTGCCTCCGCAGCTGAGTGACGACCAGCTCGTGCAGATCGCGGATACCTTCTTCCCTGAAGACGAAGCATGAGATGCCATCCGACGCCACCACGGCAGAGCCGAACTTGACGGCTTAGCTGCATGAGGTGTCTTTCCTCGCGATAGCCGAGGGGAGAGGTCTATCCGTATCCCGGGGGCCGGCGGCCGCGCGGAGGGGTACGTGTACCGGTATGGATCGTGAACGGATCCGGTGGACGATCGTCGTGGAACGGGCGCGGCAGATCGTGGACGGGTACGTGCCGCTGAAGGGCACGCTGCGGCAGGTGTTCTCTGCCTAGTTTGGGCCTGTCTCACCGCGACGAATGCTTGATCACCTTTTTCTAGATCATTGCTTTCTGTCAGTACGGTGCAGGATTCATTTGGCAGCACGCCAAATCCGGGGCGGCGATCGATCACTCGTCCGCCCCGGTCTCGGGATCAAATGGCGGTCAGGATGGCGCGCAGTCGCTCGTCCTCGCGGATGATGTTGTTCGCGACGCCTGAGCTGACGATGCGCTGGTCCTGCTTGGCGAGTTCGGCGACGCGCAGGCGCTGGTGGGTGCTCAGGGCGGTGGTACTGAGGGCTTGGAGGGCCTCGCAGGCGCCGGAGATGTCCGCTCCGGTTTCGGCAGAGTGGAGAGCTGCCTCGGCGAGTTGGCCGAGGTTGACGACGTCGGGGTCGGTGATGGCGAGCAGTGCGAGGGCGCCAGCAGGGGCCTTCTCGGGGTCGGCAAGCAGTTGTTCCAGTCGGGGGATCAGGGGCCGGGCGGCCGCGCCGAGGAGGGCCGTTGCGCGGATGGCGCGGACGACAGTCCACCGGTACCAGACCTGGTTGCCGGTGGTGCGGTCGAGGACGGAGGCCAGGATCGTGACGGCTTCCTCGGCGTCGCCGTCGATCTGCCACAGGGCGGTGGCGATCGCGATGTCGCGGTCCAGTTGCGGGGTGGTCGGCTCGGCGTCCTCGTTGACGGCTGCCCGCAGGGCGGGGAGCAGTCCGGCGGCCGTCACGCCCAGGGTAGCGGCGGCCTGGGCAGCTTCGGCGACCTCGCGCGGGCCGGCGGCGAGTGCCTTGGCGACGGCATCGAGCAGGACGTCGGTCTCGCCGGTGAGGTCGTGGTGGGCCTGCGCCACCATCAGTGACCCGGCGGCGGCACGCAGCGCGGCGCCGGCCTGCTTGCGCTCGGCCTGCGGGCCGGCGGCTGCCACCGCGGTAATGGCGGTAGCCGCGTACTGGAAGCGGGGCAGCACGGCGTACAGCTCGGGCAAGGCGGCAGCGGCCTGCGGGCCCCACTGGCGCAGCAGGTGGACCAGATCGGCGGTCTCGTTGTTGCCGAGCCGGTCTGTGGCCAGGCGTGCGCGGACGGCGGCGAGCAGGTCCAGGTCGAAGGGGAAGGCGGGGGCCTGGAAGGAGCAGGCCCTGTACGTCGCCGCGGAGAAGGACACCCTCCGACAGCAGCTGACCGGCTGGCTCGAGTTCGCGGGCATCCCCGTGCTCGTGGTCCGCGGCTTCAGCTCCCAGTCATACGCCGACGTCGTCCGCGACCGCGTCGCCCACGAGCAACGCGAAGCCTGTCGCCGCCAGCGGGCGCCCAGGGCCTGCGGCGGCCTTATCCCCCCGGGCCTGTCACAGTCGGCCAGTAGCCTCTCGCCATGCAGACAGCGCTGATGATCTACGACGGCTCCGCACCGGCCGATTCCGACGTCCCGCGTACCGGGGGCGTGCCGCTGGCTCCTGCCGGATTCGCCTGGCCCCTGTGCGGCTGCGGGGGACCGCTGCAGTTCTTCGCCCATCTCCCCGTCGAGGACGGTGTCCTGTCGGTGTTCCTGTGCCAGAACGACCCCGGGGCGTGTGAGTTCTGGGACGCGAGCTCCAGCGCGAACAGGGTCCATCTGTTTCCCCGGGAGGAACTGCGGCCGGTAGCCGTACCCGAGACGGGACTGACGCTGCTGCCCGCCACCTCGGCCATCCGCACCCACGTCGTGACGATCGACCCCGAAGACGCCTGCGACGAGGAAGGGATCGAGCCTGACGCATACGACCTTGCCCGCTCGGGATGGAAGCGGGAACCCGAAGAACGATTCGGGAAGCAGCGCGAAGTGCTTGGGTCACTCGGAGGCAGCCCCTCCTACCTTGAGGACGACCGCCTGCCCGTGTGTCCCTCCTGCACCGGCACCATGGAGTTCGCGGCACACCTGGAGGAGGGGATAACCCGGGAGACCGCGATGAACCTCGGCGGTCAGCTGGGCTACGTCTTCGTCTGCCGCCCTTGTCGCGAGGGAGCCTTCCTCACGGACTGAGGGCCACCTGCGAGGGGTACTGACGGTGACGCTGTCGCCGGTTCGAGACGCCGCAGGCGCCTCTGGGGCGGAGGCGGTGCCGCCCGTGCGCGGCGTTGCGCCAGAGGGGCGGGGTGGCTTTGTTCGCGAGAACGGGCTCTGGCACAGAACCCACGGGCCGCGACCGCTTCCACGCACAGGTCCTTCAGCCCACGGAGACCGAGTAGACGAACAAGATCGATGTCACCGGGATTTCGGAGCCCTGGTGCAGTTAATACGCCACCGAGCACACGGGCCGGTCTGGCTCGGTGCCCAGGTGACCGGGACGGTCTTGGGGTGGGGCGTGGTGGGGGTCTGCTCGCTCATGCTGCGTTCCGTTCTGCCGGGGCCGGTGTGCGGGCGGCGCGGCGCAGCTCGACACCGCAGGCCCGCCAGTCGGCGGGGGCCTCCCAATACGGGTGGGTGCACAGATGCCCGGACAGGGCGATCAGCCAGCGCCGCAGGACGGTCGTCCCGGCCGTGGCCGGGCCCTCGGCGAGACCGGCGTAGGTGGCCAGCCACGCCCGTTCGAGGGCGAGCGAGCAGGTCCGGGGGGAAGCGGAACGGTGCTCTCACACCCCAATGGAAACACGTGCTCGATTTTTTTTGGGGGGGGGGAACGCCACGGGGGTTGCGCGGCTAAGTGTTGTGACTGAGCTCGATACTTGGCCACTGAGCGTCATAGTTGGCCTTACGTTCCTGGGACGGGTTGGTCGAGCCATTCGTAGGGTTGGACCGCCCAGGGGCGCCGGGTGTGGCTTTTAGTTGGCTGCCGCCCATGGCTGGACTGGCTTGGCCGCCCGGTGCCCCCCGACGACCCGGCCGCCAGATTGGGAAGTGCGACAAAGATCGCTGAGTAAGGCCACGCCGGCGAGGTCGTCTGCGGCAGACCTGCACGCACGATCGTCTGGAGCACGATGAACCGGATCTGGGCCGGAATCGACAGCGGCAAGACCCACCACCACTGCATCGCCATCGACCAGGACGGCGCGAAACTGCTGTCCCGCAGGGTGCCGAACGGAGAGCCTGAGTTACTCCAGCTCCTCCAAGACGTCCTCGCCCTGGGAGACCACGTCACCTGGGCCGTCGACATGGCCGGCGGCGAGCCCGCGCTCCTCCTGGCCCGGCTCACCGGCCACGGCCAGGCGCTCCTCTACATCCCCGGCCGGGTCGTCAATCGGGCCAGCGACGGCTACCGCGGCGAGGGCAAGACCGACGCCCTCGTGATCGCCGACCAGGCCCGCATCCGCAGGGACCTCAGGCCATGCGGCCCACCGACGAGGCCACCATCGAGCTGAAGATCCTCACGAACCGTCGCACGGATCTTGTCCGTGACCGGACCCGGGCGATCAACCGCCTGCGCTCCACGCTGACCGGCATGTTCCCCGCCCTCGAACGCGCCCTCGTCCTCACCAGCACCGGCCCGCTCGTGCTCCTCGACGGCTACCAGACTCCGGCTGCGATCCGCCGTATGGGGACTACCCGGCTGACTCGCTGGCTCCGCGCTCGAGGCGTCCGTAGTCCGGAAGAGCTCGCGACGACGGCAGTCCAGGCCGCCGAACAGCAGCACACCGCGGTCCCCGGCGAGACGGTGATCGCCCAGCTGGTGCGGAGCCTTGCCAGGGACGTGCGGGTGTTGAACGACAAGGTCGCGGAGGTCGACCGACTCATCGAGGACCGCTTCCGCGCGCACGACCTCGCGGAGATCATCACGAGCATGCCCGGTATCGGACCTCTCCTCGGAACCGAGTTCCTCGCCGGAATCGGCAGCGACCTCACCTTCTTCGCGACCCCGGACCGCCTGGCCGCCTTCGCCGGGCTTGCGCCGGCACCGCACGACTCGGGGAAGAAGAGCGGCAACCTCCACCGTCCCCGCCACTACCACCGCGGCCTCCAGCGCGTCTTCTACATGTCCGCGCTGACCAGCGTCCGCTACGACCCGAACTCCCGGACCTTCTACGACCGCAAACGAGCCGAGGGGAAACGCCATACCCAGGCCGTGATCGCCCTCGCCCGACGCCGAGTCAACGTCCTGTGGGCCCTGATCCGTGACCGGCGCCTCTACGACGTCGTAGCACCCGAGCCAACCAGCTAGCCGTTGTCGCGACGATGGGACTTGTCAGTGCGGGCCCAGAAACTTGCTGGTCAGCACCAGATCCATAGTGGTGGATGCTGCACGCGTGATCGAGCGAGAGACCGCGGTGCGTATCGTCGAGGAAGAGCTGGACCGCGAGAACCAGAAGTGGGCGGCCCGGGGCGCGGACCCGATACGCACAACAGTGCTGCACGTAGAGGAACACGAGCTGGTCTGGAAGGTCTACATGCGGCCAGCGGCACCACGCGTCGGCACGCCGGACACGGCACTTCGGCCCAGCCGGTGTTCCACCATTCGTCCATGGCTGGCGAGAACGCCTCACGGTGCCCATCCCCGAATGCCACCGCGCAGCACGGACAGACCGGCGGCCCGCCGTGCTGCGGCGAGAAGAACACCGCCTGCCCAGCGACAACGGTCCGTACGGCAACACTGCCGCCCGCGACAAGCGCAGGAAGTCGACTTCCCGCGTACGCAGCACGTCCCACACGTGATCGGCAAGACGCCCCCTGGGCCCTGGGCCCCGGAGATCGTTTACGGGACAGCCCTTAGGGATTGCAGATCATTAACACGTTGTTTTGATCTTGTTGTCTTCGCAGGTCTGTGCCTGGACCCGGGCCTGAAGGGCGGCGAGGGCCGTGGGTGGGGTTGTCGCCGGTGGGATGGTGATGCCGTGTGTCTCGAGCAGGCGCCGGTTCTTCAGGAGGGTGCGGTGCATCGCGGTGCGGCTGGTGGCGAACAGCACGGCGAGGGGTTCCGCGGCCAGGGCGGCCCGTAGG
This genomic window from Streptomyces sp. NBC_01351 contains:
- a CDS encoding ATP-binding protein produces the protein MDAVHVDATAVPAREVAEAREAARRFLGTLWPGVGPNAADTVILVVSELVANALRHGGGTYALRLTAHPGTIEVAVDDPSPHTPYMRVADLHHDTGGFGWHMVNDLSHATVVTPTPEGGKTVRALLPR
- a CDS encoding MerR family transcriptional regulator, which translates into the protein MTAENPTGPLRGHLDDDDFPAYTMGRAAEMLGTTQGFLRAIGEARLITPLRSAGGHRRYSRYQLRIAARARELVDHGTPIEAACRIVILEDQLEEAQRINAEYRRAAESTNLKTTTSEG